tctttgtaccagttttttttttttttttttttttttttgtgattgaGTCGGTCAGCTTATTGCCATGATGTATAGCTTTTTAAGCGAAAAATCTCTGTTCATAcctcctgcaaatgcgaatgcgaatatttacaaattttgacgtcacaaaatcgcAACGTTTAATTCGCATGagttgaaatgtgttcaatCCCTGCAAAAACAGGAATGTGGCTTAAACATTCGTATCCCAAtcgcgttcgcaggaagtacgaacaGGGCTtgaagcattttgtgaaatacaAATGGCGATAATTTATTGCATGCATAGCTGCGCTGAAATCATCACTTTTGAAAACGAGGTAATCTCAAAACTAAAGTCTTGTCAACGAATTCTTCAAAAGTATTATCTCGACAACAGTGTCCCAGTTTTGGGGGGTTAAACAAGTCATCCGCCTGCTGCTAACTGGCTCACACTATGACAAATAAGGGTTACGGCAAGCAACGTCGAGCTGCGTATTGCAATTTTGAGTTTGCCGCCAATCAACGTGTTTTGCCGTCAACTGTCGCTGACGAACCCGCTAGCGACCGAAGACGGTCGAAATTATCAGTTGTGTCCGTTCAGATTTCGTTGGAGAACGCAAACCCTCATTTCCTTGACGCAGACGGCCGCAATTATCAGTCGCATGACATTTCCATGCCGTTCGATTCcgcctattgacccaattcacctgacgtcatcatcaaaataTCTTGGaggcgccattttggtggtcaatgtcaacgtgtgttgttCAGAGAAGTGCGCTATTTATGCGACtctgcgtttacacgtaaatCTATTGGCCACCAACATGTTGAGCGTGgtatcagtcgccgcgtgtgacgcgcgtgcaagggatCAATTGTCGTTTTGAGGTCGTCAAAATTTCGTTGGTAGTCGTTGTCTGATGATTGGATGACCAGAATATTGTGAAGAGTGGGAACGCCAAACTCGACTGTTAAACAACCCACACACAGACGGTTTGATGTCGGCAAACGAGTCACGTCATCGTCCCCACAACCCACTTTCATCAGCCGCCGTTCCTTGCCGCCACACAATCCGCTGCCAGCCGAGTGACCCTTTTCCTGTTGTCGCTGAAGGTTGTTCCCTCCCCGTCAGCTACCAAATTAGCATAATAACAAGAGTTCACAACCTTTGGGGAGATAAATACATATTCATTAGTGGATCTGCCCCTGTAAACTTAAACATACATATTTATTAGTATATCTGCTCCTGCAAAACAAACACCATACAttataatggggggggggtaattctGACAACTAATTAAAGCTAACTTTGTTTGTAAGTCcagttcttttgaaaaaaagttatttcaaaataaaattaacaaccaCTTGATTTACCGATTTAGTTCATCAAACTTAGATCTTAATTCGGTTAATACCTTACGGGCGAACACATAAAAAGTTTGGACCAACTGACACATGACCAACCCTCCCAGctacaaaaacaacattgctataaatgttgtaattgtttgttttccgtCTGTCTTTCAACTTACAGATGAAGATTACTATAGCAGTGGCCATTGTCTTGGCTTTTATGCAAGTTTGGTTATTGGTGGCTACAGCAGCAGTTTCACCTGATCCGGGACTGACGTGTAACTCCTGCTGCCAGGGCCCAGTCGGTATACCAGGAATCCCTGGATCTAATGGGAACCATGGTCAAGGACTTGTAGGCCCGAGAGGTGATGCTGGCTCTCCTGGTGAGGTAGGTCAACCCGGGGCTAAAGGAGACAAGGGGTCAGATGGACTGGATGGTGAGCCAGGCGCTAAAGGGGATTATGGACTGAAGGGAGATCAAGGAGTCGGTCAACCAGGGAAACAAGGACCTCAAGGTCTGCCTGGGATGAATGGTTTGAAGGGGGAGAGAGGTGAACCTGGACCAGCTGGACAGACCGGTGAAGCAGGTGAATGTAGTACGCGACGGTCCGCCTTCACTGCAGTGAGGAATACCGCCTTCAGCCCTTCATCCACCTGGGATACTCTGCACTTTGAAGAGTTATTGTTTTCAGAGGAAGGGACTGATTTCAAGTTGAATAACGGCACGTTTACGTGTAATGTGGCTGGGGTATACGTATTGATGTTCTCAGTCAATAAATCATCAAGTGGGTCTTACCTTCATGTCAACCTGAGGAAGAacggtaaaaccattgttacaGGGAATGTAAACGATGCAGGTTATCATCAAGTGAGCAACAGTGCAGTGATTCCCCTGCACTATGGAGATCAAGTTCACTTAAATGTATACGGTCAAGTACATAGTAATTCTGACCATTACACGTCTTTTACTGGATTCCTGCTGTACGAAATCTAAATCGAACATAAAAACATACGGAAACGTTATAATGTTTTAGACAACGTTATATAGAAAAGCGATTATATAGTGTTTCAAAATGTATATAATCaccaattaattttgtttaaatgtggCACATTTTCTGGAAAATTTGATATTTCTACCTTTTAATGTCGATTTACGAAGGGTGCATTAATAAGTACTTGAAGACGACTCTAAATCAATTCTTTATCAGGATAGTTAAacaaatagtatacaaaaaactTCCTTAATACAGACTGAGAcagcaaacaaaacataattcaTGATGGCCTCCTGTTTCGCGCCGGCCATTTGAACtccaaaatattaaattggTGAATAAAGCTGTACCCTGTTGAagcaacaaaatatattaagtaACTCACCTAACAACTGGTAGCAGTTGCCTTCTGTCGATGTCTTGGTGTattaacaatataataatattgtaatCAAAAGGATACAGCGTTGTAAAGTTACcggaaaacatttattttgcggtttttttttttttttttttttttttttttttccgggacACGTCTCGCGTAAGTTGAAATATGTAACTCTTCCTCGCAgttgtttttagtttgttttaacaTGAGAGAGcacctgttttttgtttatgcagaTAAAACATTGGGTATTCGTCTTGAACTACCTCTGTTTAAAACGTTTGATAATGTCACAATGATTTGTAAAAGAGGGGATGTACATTTCTGTACATCGATTGATTTAACCGTCAAAACGGCATGAAACCaatcttgtttttaaaaggtataacaacacaaacaaaaacatcttaGAGTGAAtttggaaaatataattttcCTCACTTTGATTGTGAACTAATCTTTCGGAATATGAGCTGGTTACCGATATTGCATTTTATCTTGATCTCCCTAACTACAGAAAAGTGTCGTTGACAGTAAACTTAGTCAATAATGTTACAGGTCGTCATAGATACATTGTTCATGTTTGATTTAACGTATGATCAATAACATATTTAATTGATACATATATTTCTACGAAGCATTTTATCCTAAATAAACTATTATCAACCTAGTGTACTAGAAGTTAAGATACATGTCATAGTTTTATAAATAGTCAGGTGCcgcttgaatgttttaaatacatTGAAGAAATGAACATTGACGCCGTATCAGttgattgttttggttttggtatTTTGACTATTGAATAGGTATATTTTAACACCATTAACGGTAAATACCTTTTCAGGCTAAGATAATTTTCACGgcgttaataattattttactcattaaTAAAGACTACAGCACCTTACTAAACCGTTCTACTATCTTTAAACGGTcacgtttaatgtaaatcagtgaacattgtgttttgtgtccttctacaaaaaagtaccagaacccttaaaggcacctagacatataatttgtttttcttcaaacattagggTATAATGTTCctgaacaaaacaatattttttttgagtaattgtttgtaaagccattggacactttcggtaaacagtattgtccaaaggcccacacttcgtgtatcacaacttatatacaaaataacaaacctgtgaaaatttaggctcaatcggtcatcggagtcgggcgAAAAtgacggggaaaacccacccttgtttccgcacgttaagccgtgtcatgacatgtgtttaaaataaatccgttatgctcgacaacgagaattgataattgttttaatgttttctcgaaaagtaaagcatttcatggaatagtacctcaagaaaagtctttcaacatcaccttctgtaaacactgtaagttatttgtaaatctgtgaacttttattttttttttctgtttcgaaagtgtataatggctttaactatttatatgtttaaaatattaaataaagttGCGTGTGGGTGaccccgcctaccccttttgtgacgtcaatcgatgaagactttgcctcgatcgaacgtcgaacacacgtacgttcAAGTACATTTAAGTCCTAGTAGTcagtttgtacgttttgaaaaagttgttttcttgcatttttccggcaatgtcgaccaggtgtattgctgaaaacaacaaacgatggtgtcagtttgccaagttgtccggtccgacgtcttttccagcgctgtgcagcaaacacttcgagccgtcgtgtttcgagaatccggaatacactacacagtttgacatgaagagaaaagttattttctaaaacatgacaccatcccaataatttttccagctagtggggaagtcgaagatgtaatgaacctaaaggagcatgtttttagcttgcgccaagcgtcactatgttgtgttgtgttgccACTGCGTGCGATTCATCGGGCCTCGATTGACGttacgaacagcgccctctcgggtcgggctttttttcaaatttgtaaataacatggaaaccattttttgtttaaccttagtcaattgtttattcatattccactcatcaaaacacatattttagtgacgaaagctttattttgacaaaattccACTTCCAGgtgaatttaaatttaataatcaTCAGACACAAGCTGCTATGTCAAAATAGTCCAGAGCACGCGTTTGGCAGCAGCACTGTGGTTTATTCACGAGGAAATTCCTATACATCTTCTCCGCACCATATAGTAATGTTTACCATTATTCTCTCTTTTTCTGAGAAATTCAAATTGAACTGTCTCTCTTTTTATAGACCAGTAGTGATCCTCTTGAATGATATAAGTTGTACAAGCTCATCAGCCCTTCCCAGTGATGTTAGATGAGACCGGGCGGGTTGGGTCGAGCAAATCGGTCCCAGTCCCTGATTTAAAAGCACAATGATTGACATACTTACGCACCTGCGCAATGGACCTAAACTATGAACAAATAAATCCCGGTCACCTCTCCCTGTACAcaactagccttgctcaaggcagtcgcattattcgctccaaaaagacgccgctgtaaacccacccgtataccctgtgcgcgTGGTGCGTGTAATCACACTGCataacccacccgtatacacactgtcacatcgtacgactactgtgcataCAAGTcgtccgcactcgtaccactaaccgcatgcggaggccgtcaggccgacagccttgtcgggtttGTAAATTCCGAGTTTAATgtgtttaatgaaaaaaaaatcaccagtggaaaaaaatggggggggggggggctctcggatatgctagtatgcagctcatgaatattatgtatatctttcgtcagacctatcagacaacacaggatgtgaggcaaatgaatgattcattttgacgtccaatcacgcacttcccttatcacgacctttggaccGCAGTTAACGAAGAGCCGGAGTGCTATTGATTTTTCCTCGGAAGTTCTGATATCAATACGGTCTGAAGCAGATTGAATCAAGAGAGGGTGCTTTCAGAATTAAGAAACGACCATGGTCACCGCTCACTGTAAGAAGAGGAAACCAGCTCCAAGGGACAAAATCTCTTGCCACTCGCAATTCAAGGGCCACGCGCAGTTCTCCAGGACTAGGTGCCCGGATGGGTTGCCGGTGTCTCAGTGAAATCAGTGCTGCCGAAGATTCTTTCCCCTGTTTGGGAAACTAACATGGGTTGAGTGAGGGTGATttaatagagggcgctatcacaagtAGTTTGTAACAAGTTTACCGTATAAGTGGTGGGAATTTGGGGACAGCATCTCAGGGAACAGATTGCCATGAAACACCGGCCCAAGGCGGAATCCTGCCTTacgtgttttttaaaacaatcaaaatgactTCAATCTCATCCAAAAGTTGTTAATAGTAAATACGTTTTATTTCTGTGGtttgtattgattgtttttgctCCATTATACATTCTTGGGTAACTTTGTATAAGTTAAGAGCACGCTGAAACACGCTGATTATGCATGTCGTTGTAAGACGTCTGGCTCATAAAGACCCTGTCACAACTTGACGTTGTAAGGCCCTATCACACCACGGCGTATCACCTGAACGTAAGCCAACGTATGCGAAATATCGAAAATACGTTGGTGTACGCTGATATAAGTTTGGGGTAAGTTGGGGACACGTCGTTTACGTTAAGAGCACGCTGGGATACGCTGTTAAAATTATGAACACGTCGAGCCCGCGAATTTTTTTTTGGAGCATGTTCAAAATTTCTCGGCGTACTGAAATTGTGCTTCATACGTTTTGCATAAGTTCCCCTTAAGTTCATGGTACGTTAGACATACGTTGACATACGTTGATATACGCTGGCATACGTTATAGGAACGTTATAGGTTGGTATACGTTGATGTACGTCGGCTACCGGGAAACGTAAAGCCAACGTAGTGATAACGTGCATATTGTGTTCTACAGTACAGCTAGAGTATGTGCCGACAGCTAGCGAGCATTCGGCGTTTTATGAacttatggggggggggggtcagtatATACATGTGGGTCCCTTGAGTCACTCATcctcatttctttttaaaatttggcccTTTTTGACGCAACAAAAAATGTGTTGCCCGTTTTCCCgcagtaaaaattaaaaaactcaaCAACTGCAAAATTTTGCAATATACCAAAAATATCCTTTATAATCACCGAAGTAACGGGAAACAGTCAGGGTCACGGCAAACGTGAAGGGTTCATCAAAAAGGAGTTTCTATCATGTCACACTTTGCgaaggtttttatttaaaatgtgcaTACAGTTTAACACATTTGATAACTCttcatttagaaaaaaaacatctcaagATTATCCTCCTTCATTTAAAGTTTTTTCGTTGAAACATTTCCCACCAAACGGAGCGGTCTACTGACGCGCTAATGAACACTCGCATTTTCTCGTGAATTCTCAAAGGGTTCGAGAGCGCTTTTCTGACCACGATTTCGCAAAGAAACTCTGCGCGTCAGCTTCATTATCTCGAAATTGCGCACTGACTGCTATGTATACGTTAAATACGCTATGGATACGTTATCATCTCGTTATCACTAAGTTGGCTGTACATTTCCCCGTTAGCAGACGTACATCAACGTATACCAACCTACGAGTAACGTTCCTATAACGTATGTCAGCGTATGTCAACGTATGTCTATCGTACCATGAACTTAAGGGAACTTATGCAGAACGTATGAAGCACACGTTCAGTACGCCGGTAAATTTTGaacttgctaaaaaaaaaatcggcgGGCTCGACGTGTTCACAATTTTAACAGCGTATCACAGCGTGCTCTGGACGTAAACGACGTATCCCCAACTTACCCCAAACTTATATAAGCGTACACCAACGTATTTTCGATATTTCGCATACGTTGGCTTACGTTCACTCATCCTCATTTCTTCATGGTCGGTCGTGCTGAACGCATCAACCCATCCATACGTTACTCATACGCTTGCATACGCTGTGATACGCTGTCGTAACATTGTTATTTAGTTAGTGAAACGCTATCTATGCGTTAGTCATACGCTATGTATACGTTCAATACGCTATGGATACGCTATGGAGACGTCCTTTCCAACACCGATGTCGACTTTTTCGATGCAATTCGTTGGGAAGTTGGACGTTCTTGTACTTTGAAAATTTTcgaattattttgtgcatacgttggCATACGTTCAGGCGATACGGCATTGTGTGACGGGGCCTTTAGTCAGCATATGCCGACGAATGCAAATTTCTCTAAAACGTTGGCATACGCTGAACTATCGATTGATTGGTCAATTTCTAGCGTATACGAAGCGTAATCATAAGGAGGTTGACGGATGCATACCGTAAAAGAAACTTACACAGAGCATTTCCATAACGAATGCTTAGCGTGTTGACGGCGTTCACAACTTATGTCCTAAAGAAAGTCCAACTACTGCATAGAGCGTGGGGGCAGCGTATTGCAGACGATCACATGCAGTAGCCTAAAAAGAGGGTGCCTCTCGACGATTGAAATAAAAACCTGCAGAATCCTCCCGTGAACCCAAATTGTATATACCGGATCCCACAACTCTGCCAATACGCCACTATATGGTAGCTGTAAGTTTAAACACACGTTTATTAAGTTCTCTGGTCGTCCGGAACACGTCAAATACGTTCGACGTAGGTTCAAAGCACGTTACTCATAGGTTAGATATAAGTTTTTGGTACGCTAGACATTATCTCGACGTATTACCTTACAAGTAACGCACatacaagttattattattgtctgaCAGTTGTTTGGGGATCAATACGGCCAGGTACATAATTTAACACACACATGCTCATTCCAGAAAACACAAATTGAGTAAAACGTGGAAAGTAGTGGAAAGTAGCAAGATAAAGAACTTCCACAAACACATGGATAACGTGAATCAGTTGGAGCTGACCAAAAACTGGTGGTCAGCGCTAGAGCAGCACCTTCTATGTCTGCGTGTTTTAATCGTTTGTTTTATGTATTCTATAAAATTACAGATGAAGATTATCATAGCAACAGTGACcctttttctttgtattttgcaAGTTCCGTTCATGGTGGCTAAAACAGCAGTTTCACCTGATCAGGAGATAACGTGTAACTCCTGCTGCCAGGGCCCAGCCGGTATACCTAGATTACCCGGGTCAAATGGGAACCATGGTCAAGGGCTTGTAGGGTCCCCTGGTGAGGTAGGTCAACCCGGGCCTAAAGGAGACATGAGGTCAGATGGACTAGTTGGTTCGCCAGGCGCTAAAGGGGATCATGGACTGAAAGGAGAGCAAGGAGTCGGTCAACAGGGCATAAAAGGACCTCGAGGTCTGCCTGGGATGAATGGTCTGAAGGGGGAGAGAGGTGAACCTGGACCAGCTAGACAGACTGGTGAAACAGGTGAATGTAGTATGTACGCGACGGTCCGCCTTCAATGCAGTCAGGAATACCGCCTTCAGCCCTTCATCCACCTGGGATACTCTGCCCTTTGAAGAGTTATTGTTTTCAGAAGAAGGGACTGATTTCACCTTGAATAGCGGCACGTTTACGTGTAATGTGCCTGGGGTATACGTATTGATGTTCTCAGTCTATAAACCACCAGGTGGGTTTTCCCTCTATGTCAAGCTGAGGAAGATCGGTAACAGCATTGTTTCAGGGCGTGTACACGCTGCAGATTACCATCAAGTGAGCAGCAGTGCAGTGATTCCCCTGCACTATGGAGATCAAGTTCACTTAAATGTACACGGTAAAGTATACAGTAACTCTGACCATTACACCTCTTTTACTGGATTCCTGTTGTACGAAGTCTAATTCAAACATACAAACACACGGAAACGTTTTTAAGTTTTAGACAACGGTTTATAAAAAAAGGACAATTTCATAGTGTTTCAATAATCAGCAGTTAATAATTGTGTTTAGATAGGACAGTTTTTTAAAGatgaatataataaataaactgtTGTTATAATGCACGTAGGACAATTAGTTTGATAGAAcacaatatattttaaaaagcgTGATTTAGCAAACGTGTTAGTTGTgacgaaaacattttaaaaaaaatttctttttcttttcaagttaACGTGTACTAAATATCAGATTATCCTTATGGTTTTAGTTTACCACATTTTCGGGGAAATTGGTTATGTCTACTTTTCATTGTCGATTTCCAAGGATGCATTAATAAGTACCTGATGACGATTTCGTTTCccgaaaaaaaagtaaacgaattgaaattactataaaaaacaaaaacaacaaattggaTAGTTTAATAAGTAGTAAATAAAAGCAAAGCAGTTCTCCTTCCTTGATACAGACCGAGACAGCAAAAAACCTAATTCATGATGGCCACCTGTTTCGCCGGCCATTGTGAATTCACAAGtgtttaaagacctgcttgaacgaaaatgtcaagtcgtgaactttgctgaattccactttaaatgttttcgatgaataaggaaatcgaatcatatgattataaataggtttcaattgtgtaaaaaaacaatcattttgtatgcccttgtccagagcttttctgcgagatttgcgaaaagccccgttacgtaatcactctctggataaacgtgcagtgacgtaatcATTCTGTTtccgtgttttgattggtccgaggtgatgtttggcaTTTGTACTAGCGGTCATTTGCATATGAATCTAGGTGAAAAGTGAAGATGGACAAGGATTGACCTACGCTAGAGGCCACTCTTTGGCGTTAtcattcacgagcctcgaagtgtgacgtcagatgttcaggctataggGATATACTAGCCTgaacatatgacgtcacacttcgaggctcgtgaaaaaCGCCAAAGAGTAACCTCTCGCCtctaggtcaatccccgtcacCAATCTTCGTCTATCCCGTCCCATGATGCGTCCTATAGGGTTTTGATCAACGTT
This region of Asterias rubens chromosome 18, eAstRub1.3, whole genome shotgun sequence genomic DNA includes:
- the LOC117302578 gene encoding complement C1q and tumor necrosis factor-related protein 9-like; amino-acid sequence: MKITIAVAIVLAFMQVWLLVATAAVSPDPGLTCNSCCQGPVGIPGIPGSNGNHGQGLVGPRGDAGSPGEVGQPGAKGDKGSDGLDGEPGAKGDYGLKGDQGVGQPGKQGPQGLPGMNGLKGERGEPGPAGQTGEAGECSTRRSAFTAVRNTAFSPSSTWDTLHFEELLFSEEGTDFKLNNGTFTCNVAGVYVLMFSVNKSSSGSYLHVNLRKNGKTIVTGNVNDAGYHQVSNSAVIPLHYGDQVHLNVYGQVHSNSDHYTSFTGFLLYEI
- the LOC117302579 gene encoding collagen alpha-2(IX) chain-like; its protein translation is MVAKTAVSPDQEITCNSCCQGPAGIPRLPGSNGNHGQGLVGSPGEVGQPGPKGDMRSDGLVGSPGAKGDHGLKGEQGVGQQGIKGPRGLPGMNGLKGERGEPGPARQTGETGECSMYATVRLQCSQEYRLQPFIHLGYSAL